The following are encoded in a window of Mycobacteroides chelonae CCUG 47445 genomic DNA:
- a CDS encoding M50 family metallopeptidase codes for MAAYAIGIALFALAILVSVALHECGHMWVAQATGMKVRRYFVGFGPTLWSTKRKSNRGANDIIEYGFKAVPLGGFCDIAGMTSVEQLTPEESDRAMYKQKVWKRVAVLFAGPAMNFLIGIVVFYGVVLFWGLPDNNAPTHPEIKQTSCVAAQKSADPKDMATCTGEGPAALGGLREGDQVLAVAGKQLSTSSDMVTAIRELRGPQVFEIIRDGKQQSLLVNVAETQRWDEKAGKLISVGAVGASLGTYVPQKHYNPLTAVPATGNLIGTVAVETVKAIGKIPTKVGALWDSITGSERAMDTPMSIVGASRMGGETVEHDMWIMFWILLAQLNFALGAINLLPLLPFDGGHIAVATYEKLRNMVRSARGLAAGAPVNYMKLMPATYLVLVVVVGYMLLTITADIVNPIRLFQ; via the coding sequence ATGGCTGCGTACGCGATCGGAATTGCGTTGTTCGCGCTGGCGATCTTGGTATCGGTGGCGCTGCACGAGTGTGGGCACATGTGGGTGGCGCAGGCCACCGGCATGAAGGTGCGTCGCTACTTCGTCGGATTCGGGCCGACATTGTGGTCCACCAAGCGCAAGAGCAACCGCGGTGCCAACGACATCATCGAGTACGGCTTCAAGGCCGTCCCACTCGGTGGCTTCTGTGATATCGCGGGCATGACCTCGGTGGAACAGCTCACTCCCGAGGAATCCGACCGTGCCATGTACAAGCAGAAGGTCTGGAAACGGGTGGCGGTGCTGTTCGCCGGACCGGCCATGAACTTCCTCATCGGCATCGTGGTCTTCTACGGCGTCGTCCTGTTCTGGGGTCTACCCGACAACAACGCGCCCACACACCCGGAGATCAAGCAGACGAGCTGCGTGGCGGCGCAAAAGAGTGCCGATCCCAAGGACATGGCGACGTGCACCGGGGAAGGGCCAGCGGCGCTCGGGGGCCTGCGCGAGGGTGACCAGGTGCTCGCCGTCGCAGGCAAGCAGCTCAGCACATCCAGCGACATGGTCACCGCGATCCGGGAGCTGCGCGGTCCGCAGGTCTTCGAGATCATCCGCGACGGCAAGCAGCAATCGCTCCTCGTCAACGTCGCCGAGACACAGCGCTGGGATGAGAAGGCAGGCAAGCTCATCTCGGTGGGTGCCGTCGGTGCCTCGCTGGGCACCTACGTGCCGCAGAAGCACTACAACCCATTGACGGCGGTTCCCGCTACCGGAAACCTCATCGGGACCGTTGCCGTCGAAACCGTAAAGGCCATCGGAAAGATCCCCACCAAGGTCGGCGCCCTCTGGGACTCCATCACCGGCAGCGAGCGGGCGATGGACACTCCGATGAGCATCGTCGGTGCGAGCCGCATGGGCGGCGAGACGGTCGAGCACGACATGTGGATCATGTTCTGGATACTGTTGGCGCAGCTCAACTTTGCGCTCGGTGCCATCAATTTGTTGCCGTTGCTGCCGTTCGACGGAGGGCACATCGCGGTGGCCACCTACGAGAAGCTCCGCAACATGGTCCGGTCGGCGCGCGGGCTCGCGGCAGGAGCTCCCGTCAACTACATGAAGTTAATGCCGGCGACATATCTCGTTTTGGTGGTGGTGGTCGGCTACATGCTGCTGACGATCACCGCCGACATCGTCAACCCGATTAGACTTTTTCAGTAG
- a CDS encoding VOC family protein has translation MGLSAGLTLEAIVIDCHDAATLGRWWADALEWPYAIDDDGAVEVFQPDRHPPSLFFLGTPDRKVAKNRLHLDFRGADQQAAVDRFLAHGATRIDIGQGQSSWIVLGDPEGNEFCVLAPSAD, from the coding sequence ATGGGGCTGTCCGCCGGACTCACATTAGAAGCGATTGTGATCGACTGCCATGATGCGGCCACACTCGGCCGTTGGTGGGCCGACGCGCTGGAGTGGCCGTACGCGATCGACGATGACGGGGCCGTCGAGGTGTTCCAGCCCGACCGACATCCGCCGTCCTTGTTCTTCCTGGGGACCCCCGACCGGAAGGTGGCCAAGAACCGGTTGCACCTGGACTTTCGTGGTGCCGACCAGCAGGCTGCGGTGGACCGATTTCTGGCACATGGCGCTACCAGAATTGACATCGGCCAGGGCCAATCAAGCTGGATTGTGCTCGGCGATCCCGAGGGCAACGAATTCTGCGTGCTGGCGCCAAGCGCCGACTAG
- a CDS encoding GNAT family N-acetyltransferase → MTTTLPAHGAPGASSSDAVRVLGLSDTEAVRAVLDADPVASCMLAARVEARGADPTAIGGEIWSTGALTDSLCFVGTTIIPLAGGPEATRLFAERAIEQHRICPSLVGPADVVLDMWGHLDPVWGPAREVRACQPLLAMLDAPTCAVDSAVRQVRAEELDQYLNASIQMFIGEMGVDPRNGDGGRGYRRRVAGLIEAGRAWARFEDGRVIFKAEIGSQSRCVSQIQGVWVDPEFRGRGLGTAGVAAVAAAVHRSSRIPSLYVNSFNEVARASYARAGFTRIGTFATVLVS, encoded by the coding sequence ATGACGACAACACTGCCGGCGCACGGAGCGCCCGGAGCGTCGTCGTCCGATGCCGTTCGCGTCCTCGGACTATCGGATACCGAGGCGGTGCGTGCGGTCTTGGACGCCGACCCGGTGGCTTCCTGCATGCTCGCCGCACGCGTCGAGGCTCGCGGCGCCGATCCCACGGCCATCGGTGGCGAGATCTGGTCCACGGGAGCGTTGACGGATTCCCTGTGCTTCGTCGGGACCACGATCATTCCTCTGGCAGGCGGTCCCGAGGCCACTCGGTTGTTTGCCGAACGCGCCATTGAGCAGCACCGGATCTGTCCCTCCCTGGTCGGCCCGGCCGATGTGGTGCTCGACATGTGGGGCCATCTCGATCCGGTCTGGGGCCCCGCGCGCGAAGTCCGCGCCTGCCAGCCCCTGCTGGCGATGCTCGACGCGCCGACATGTGCCGTCGACTCCGCGGTACGGCAGGTGCGCGCCGAGGAACTCGACCAGTATTTGAACGCTTCGATCCAGATGTTCATCGGCGAGATGGGTGTCGATCCGCGCAACGGTGATGGCGGCCGTGGGTACCGGCGGCGGGTGGCCGGCCTTATCGAGGCGGGCAGGGCGTGGGCACGTTTCGAGGATGGGCGGGTCATCTTCAAAGCGGAGATCGGATCGCAATCGCGGTGCGTGAGCCAGATCCAGGGCGTATGGGTTGACCCGGAGTTCCGTGGCCGCGGACTCGGCACTGCCGGGGTGGCCGCCGTGGCGGCAGCGGTCCATCGCAGCAGCCGCATCCCCAGCCTGTACGTGAACAGCTTCAATGAAGTGGCCCGTGCGTCCTATGCCCGGGCAGGATTTACGCGCATCGGCACATTCGCGACCGTTCTCGTTAGCTGA
- the dxr gene encoding 1-deoxy-D-xylulose-5-phosphate reductoisomerase, protein MTRSSEVCRVLLLGSTGSIGTQALEVIAANPERFEVVGLAAGGGNIDLLRQQIDDTGVTNVAVADKHAAERLDLPVLSGPGAVTELVENTEADVVLNALVGALGLRPTLAALKTGARLALANKESLVAGGPLVTKAAAPGQIVPVDSEHSALAQCLRGGTRGEVAQLILTASGGPFRGWSTQQLEDVTPEQAGAHPTWSMGPMNTLNSASLVNKGLELIETHLLFDVPYQQIGVVVHPQSIVHSMVTFTDGSTLAQASPPDMKLPIALALGWPDRVNAAATACDFSTASTWEFEPLDAQVFPAVDLARSAGEAGGCMTAVYNAANETAAAAFLAGRIGFRSIVRTIADVLDAAGQWEGTSGEPATVDDVLDAQHWADQRAAQLILAEENRT, encoded by the coding sequence GTGACACGTAGTTCAGAGGTTTGTCGGGTGTTGCTGCTCGGCAGCACCGGATCCATCGGCACCCAGGCGCTCGAGGTCATCGCCGCCAACCCCGAGCGCTTCGAGGTCGTCGGCCTGGCCGCGGGCGGCGGCAACATCGATCTGCTGCGACAGCAGATCGACGACACCGGCGTCACCAACGTCGCGGTAGCCGATAAGCATGCCGCCGAACGCCTCGACCTACCCGTGCTGAGTGGGCCTGGTGCCGTCACTGAGCTGGTGGAGAACACCGAGGCCGACGTGGTGCTCAATGCGCTCGTCGGAGCTTTGGGTCTGCGTCCGACACTGGCCGCGCTGAAGACAGGGGCACGGCTGGCGCTGGCCAACAAGGAGTCTCTGGTGGCCGGTGGGCCGCTGGTCACCAAGGCGGCGGCTCCCGGCCAGATCGTTCCCGTCGACTCCGAGCACTCCGCGCTGGCGCAATGCCTGCGCGGCGGCACCCGTGGCGAGGTGGCACAGCTGATCCTGACCGCATCCGGCGGCCCGTTCCGGGGCTGGAGCACCCAGCAGCTCGAAGACGTCACGCCGGAGCAGGCCGGAGCGCACCCCACCTGGTCGATGGGGCCGATGAACACCCTCAACTCGGCCTCGCTGGTCAACAAGGGACTGGAACTCATCGAGACCCACCTACTGTTCGACGTGCCGTACCAGCAGATCGGTGTCGTAGTTCACCCGCAGTCGATCGTGCACTCGATGGTGACATTCACCGATGGGTCGACCCTGGCGCAGGCCAGTCCGCCTGACATGAAACTGCCCATTGCCCTGGCGCTGGGGTGGCCGGACCGGGTAAATGCCGCAGCCACGGCCTGCGATTTCAGCACCGCGTCTACCTGGGAGTTTGAGCCACTGGATGCGCAGGTGTTTCCCGCCGTCGACCTGGCCCGGAGCGCCGGAGAGGCGGGGGGATGCATGACCGCCGTCTACAACGCCGCCAACGAAACCGCGGCCGCTGCCTTCCTGGCCGGACGTATCGGATTCAGGTCGATCGTGCGAACAATTGCCGATGTGCTTGATGCCGCAGGCCAATGGGAGGGAACCTCGGGAGAACCCGCTACCGTTGACGATGTACTCGACGCGCAGCACTGGGCTGACCAGCGGGCTGCGCAATTGATCTTGGCGGAGGAAAATCGAACCTGA
- a CDS encoding penicillin-binding transpeptidase domain-containing protein, with product MFRRVWSLPLFGTALLVAGAVACTPRPDGPGPVAEKFFEALANGDTASAAKMTDDPDGAKVGLDQAFSGLQATSFKAAVNGSQYTQDTGSADATYVWQLPRKRTWTYSGRLEMLRTAGSWQVRWAPSDLHPKLGERQSLSLRTDPAKRATVNESGGTTVLAPANLYKISFDASQAGKSLMSTATALADAIRPYDDQINAASLAEQASAQTSPMNLITLRKDDWDKVSIALETRPGALRPGVVMTQIADLLPTDDRFAPDIVAQVKKAVLDELDGEAGWRVVSVNQNGVDTAVLNEVKPNPAPSKTISLDRAVQNAAQNAVNTRGQKAMMVVIKPSTGEILAVAQNAAANADGPLATTGLFPPGSTFKIITAGAALERGMATPDTLVGCPKRVTIGDRSIPNYNEFDLGTVPMWRAFANSCNTTFAKLASEMPLDGLTVAASQFGIGPDYDVAGIPTISGNVPPTVNLTERTEDGFGQGKVLVTPFGMALAAATVANGKTPVPQLISGQTTGITGERPPVTSTMIDGLRGMMRETVLSGTAMDLKGEGSVYGKTGEAEFPGGSHAWFAGYRGDMAFATLVVGGGGSEAAVRATRVMFQSLPPDYLA from the coding sequence ATGTTCAGACGTGTGTGGTCCCTGCCGTTGTTCGGCACCGCCCTGTTGGTGGCCGGCGCGGTCGCGTGCACCCCGCGCCCCGACGGGCCCGGCCCGGTCGCAGAGAAGTTCTTCGAGGCGCTGGCCAACGGTGACACCGCCTCGGCGGCGAAGATGACCGATGACCCCGATGGCGCGAAAGTGGGTTTGGATCAAGCTTTCTCGGGCTTACAGGCAACCTCATTCAAGGCCGCCGTGAACGGATCGCAATACACTCAGGACACCGGTAGCGCCGACGCGACGTACGTCTGGCAATTGCCCAGAAAGCGCACCTGGACCTATAGCGGGCGCCTGGAGATGCTGCGTACCGCGGGCAGTTGGCAGGTCCGCTGGGCGCCGAGCGACCTGCACCCCAAACTCGGTGAGCGCCAATCGCTCTCGCTGCGGACCGATCCAGCCAAGCGGGCAACCGTCAACGAGTCGGGCGGTACGACGGTGCTGGCGCCGGCCAACCTGTACAAGATCTCCTTCGACGCGTCGCAGGCCGGTAAATCGCTGATGAGCACCGCCACCGCGCTGGCCGATGCCATCCGCCCCTACGACGACCAGATCAACGCTGCCTCCCTGGCTGAGCAGGCGAGCGCCCAAACCTCGCCGATGAATCTCATCACGCTGCGCAAGGACGATTGGGACAAGGTTTCCATCGCGCTGGAGACGCGGCCAGGGGCATTGCGACCCGGCGTGGTGATGACACAGATCGCCGATCTGCTGCCTACCGATGATCGCTTCGCACCCGATATCGTCGCGCAGGTCAAGAAGGCAGTACTCGATGAGCTCGATGGTGAGGCCGGCTGGCGGGTGGTCAGTGTCAACCAGAACGGTGTTGACACCGCGGTGCTCAACGAGGTGAAACCCAATCCGGCGCCGTCGAAGACGATCAGCCTGGATCGTGCCGTGCAGAACGCGGCGCAGAACGCAGTCAACACCCGCGGTCAAAAGGCCATGATGGTGGTGATCAAGCCGTCGACAGGGGAGATCCTGGCGGTCGCGCAGAACGCCGCTGCCAATGCCGACGGGCCACTGGCCACCACGGGTCTGTTTCCGCCCGGATCGACATTCAAGATCATCACCGCGGGTGCTGCGCTCGAGCGTGGGATGGCTACTCCGGACACCCTGGTGGGCTGCCCAAAGCGAGTCACCATCGGAGACCGCAGTATCCCCAACTACAACGAGTTCGATCTCGGCACGGTGCCCATGTGGCGGGCCTTCGCGAATTCGTGCAACACAACCTTCGCCAAACTGGCCAGTGAGATGCCGTTGGACGGTTTGACCGTCGCCGCTTCGCAATTCGGCATCGGTCCGGACTACGACGTCGCGGGGATCCCCACCATCTCCGGAAACGTGCCGCCCACCGTGAACCTGACTGAACGCACCGAGGATGGTTTCGGACAGGGCAAGGTGCTGGTCACGCCGTTCGGCATGGCGCTGGCTGCGGCAACCGTCGCCAATGGAAAAACGCCTGTACCGCAGCTGATCTCGGGCCAGACCACCGGAATCACCGGTGAGCGTCCGCCGGTGACGTCCACAATGATCGACGGCCTGCGCGGCATGATGCGCGAGACCGTGCTCAGCGGTACCGCGATGGACCTCAAGGGCGAGGGTTCGGTCTACGGGAAGACCGGTGAGGCCGAGTTCCCGGGCGGTTCGCACGCCTGGTTCGCCGGGTATCGCGGCGACATGGCCTTCGCCACGCTGGTCGTCGGGGGCGGCGGCTCGGAAGCCGCTGTGCGGGCCACCCGGGTCATGTTCCAGTCCCTACCGCCGGACTACCTGGCCTAG
- a CDS encoding L,D-transpeptidase, translated as MVTGLASLLMNVAITTPATLGQAMAASPRGVASVSPTPGQTVGVAMPVTVHFAAPVADRPAAERSINFSASKVPAGTFSWVDDATVRFTPREYWPAHSSITVSVNGVSGMKYKFQTGSEVLGIASISAHTFTVKIDGTVMREMPASMGKPKHPTPVGSFTALEKQSPVVMDSRTIGIPLNDPEGYKLTVYYAVRVTWGGVYVHSAPWSTGAQGNSNVSHGCINLSPDNAAWYYNTVGIGDPIVINA; from the coding sequence GTGGTGACCGGGCTCGCCAGCCTCCTGATGAACGTGGCCATCACCACACCAGCGACCCTCGGCCAGGCAATGGCCGCATCCCCTCGGGGGGTGGCGTCCGTCTCACCCACACCGGGTCAGACGGTGGGGGTGGCCATGCCGGTGACGGTTCATTTCGCGGCCCCTGTCGCCGATCGGCCCGCCGCGGAGCGTTCCATCAATTTCTCCGCGTCGAAGGTTCCGGCCGGGACATTCAGCTGGGTGGACGATGCGACGGTTCGTTTCACTCCTCGTGAATATTGGCCCGCGCACTCGTCGATCACGGTGTCCGTGAACGGCGTGAGCGGTATGAAGTACAAGTTCCAGACCGGCTCGGAGGTACTGGGCATCGCCAGCATCAGCGCGCACACGTTCACGGTCAAGATCGACGGCACGGTCATGCGTGAAATGCCCGCATCGATGGGAAAGCCCAAGCACCCCACGCCGGTCGGCTCGTTCACCGCCCTGGAGAAGCAGAGTCCGGTAGTCATGGATTCGCGGACCATCGGTATTCCGCTGAATGATCCGGAGGGCTACAAGCTGACCGTGTATTACGCGGTGCGGGTCACCTGGGGTGGAGTCTATGTGCACAGTGCCCCGTGGTCGACGGGAGCGCAGGGTAATTCGAACGTCAGCCACGGCTGCATCAACCTGAGTCCCGACAACGCGGCCTGGTACTACAACACCGTCGGTATCGGCGACCCCATCGTCATCAACGCGTAG
- a CDS encoding DUF2631 domain-containing protein, with translation MATTEVVKHDGVDVEDVPSAAFGRGLSGQNPRIFHILGLAIAAFLLVLLKGNHVGKVEDIFCVGFALIVLAFTANDYFGRRSGRIR, from the coding sequence GTGGCCACGACTGAGGTTGTCAAGCACGACGGAGTCGATGTCGAGGACGTGCCGTCCGCAGCGTTCGGGCGTGGGCTCTCGGGCCAAAACCCCCGCATCTTCCACATCCTGGGTCTTGCCATCGCGGCCTTCTTGCTGGTGCTCCTCAAGGGCAATCACGTGGGCAAGGTGGAGGACATCTTCTGTGTCGGTTTCGCCCTCATCGTGCTGGCCTTCACCGCGAACGACTACTTCGGTCGCCGCTCGGGACGTATCCGCTAG
- the ispG gene encoding flavodoxin-dependent (E)-4-hydroxy-3-methylbut-2-enyl-diphosphate synthase, translated as MTSLGIPSAPPPTLSPRRKTRQLMVGNVGVGSDSPVSVQSMCTTKTHDVNSTLQQIAELTASGCDIVRVACPRQEDADALSEIARKSKIPVIADIHFQPKYIFAAIDAGCAAVRVNPGNIKEFDGRVKEVAKAAGDAGIPIRIGVNAGSLDPRILGKYGKATPEALVESALWEAGLFEEHGFGDIKISVKHNDPVIMVAAYELLASQCDYPLHLGVTEAGPAFQGTIKSAVAFGALLSKGIGDTIRVSLSAPPAEEIKVGNQILESLNLRPRKLEIVSCPSCGRAQVDVYTLANAVSAGLEGMEVPLRVAVMGCVVNGPGEAREADLGVASGNGKGQIFVKGEVIKTVPEALIVETLIDEAMRLAEEMGTEIGTDGTPPGQPVVTVS; from the coding sequence ATGACCAGCCTGGGCATTCCGAGTGCACCGCCGCCGACACTGTCGCCGCGGCGCAAGACACGTCAGCTCATGGTCGGAAACGTCGGGGTGGGCAGCGACTCGCCGGTGTCGGTCCAGTCGATGTGCACCACCAAGACCCACGACGTGAACTCGACCCTGCAGCAGATCGCCGAGCTGACCGCCTCCGGCTGCGACATCGTGCGCGTCGCCTGTCCGCGGCAGGAGGACGCCGATGCGCTCTCCGAGATCGCCCGTAAGAGCAAGATCCCGGTCATCGCCGATATTCACTTCCAGCCCAAGTACATCTTCGCGGCGATCGACGCCGGTTGTGCGGCGGTGCGCGTGAATCCGGGGAACATCAAAGAGTTCGACGGCCGCGTCAAGGAGGTCGCCAAGGCCGCCGGTGACGCCGGGATCCCGATCCGCATCGGCGTGAACGCGGGCTCGCTCGATCCGCGCATTCTGGGCAAGTACGGCAAGGCGACACCAGAGGCACTCGTCGAGTCGGCGCTATGGGAGGCCGGCCTGTTCGAAGAGCACGGCTTCGGAGACATCAAGATCAGCGTGAAGCACAACGACCCGGTGATCATGGTCGCTGCCTATGAATTGCTCGCCTCGCAATGCGATTACCCGCTCCACCTCGGTGTCACCGAGGCCGGCCCGGCATTCCAGGGCACCATCAAGTCGGCCGTCGCCTTCGGTGCGCTGTTGTCCAAGGGCATCGGCGACACCATCCGGGTGTCCCTCTCGGCGCCGCCCGCCGAGGAAATCAAGGTGGGCAACCAGATCCTGGAATCGCTCAATCTGCGTCCGCGGAAGCTGGAGATCGTGTCTTGCCCGTCCTGTGGCCGCGCGCAGGTGGATGTCTACACCCTGGCCAACGCAGTTTCCGCCGGGCTTGAGGGTATGGAGGTGCCACTGCGCGTCGCGGTCATGGGATGCGTCGTGAACGGACCGGGTGAGGCTCGCGAGGCCGACCTGGGGGTGGCATCCGGAAACGGCAAGGGACAGATCTTCGTGAAGGGCGAGGTCATCAAGACCGTGCCGGAGGCGCTGATCGTCGAGACACTCATCGATGAGGCCATGCGCCTGGCCGAGGAGATGGGCACCGAGATCGGAACCGACGGAACTCCTCCTGGCCAGCCGGTCGTGACCGTAAGCTGA